One part of the Moraxella sp. FZFQ2102 genome encodes these proteins:
- a CDS encoding transglycosylase SLT domain-containing protein, with amino-acid sequence MSQNSQLPKRDKSAYRPTPKRVVFRRDLETGKWAWIKNRLFFPIQTHAQALYRKLEGYRQTHPQYYVRTAFAAVIGALIIIPAIGIIQHDPAIKAKVIRGIDSLTQNKVLTLAAVTGRSTVYDEDGLMHGFGYDVARQYASHLGVELRVIKFDDANAVLSAMHSGDVDLALLSQSNIISEQSAKLPISPLACSDSERAIFAGAGIDADLVFVSQADSDIVSNVTQFLCDDEFQEDLSYLAKFHDDTLLDNAYNAQHFADAIQKLPLYEYGFRLSAKEFNHDWQLLAMIGYQESHLNANAVSPTGVQGIMMLTQDTAKAMGVKNRNDAAQSIRGGAKYLSQLQSQFQDIPEVDRLWFVLAAYNMGPNAVRQIQSRLSESGKDPNLWLNFYAYLHKNAAKNSRYRQCITYVTNIRTYLEAIKKHNANA; translated from the coding sequence ATGAGCCAAAATTCACAACTGCCCAAACGCGACAAATCCGCTTACCGCCCGACACCAAAACGGGTGGTGTTTCGTCGTGATCTGGAGACAGGTAAATGGGCATGGATCAAAAATCGCTTATTTTTCCCCATCCAAACTCACGCCCAAGCCTTGTACCGCAAGCTTGAAGGTTATCGCCAAACCCATCCACAGTACTATGTGCGCACGGCTTTTGCTGCCGTGATCGGTGCGCTGATCATCATCCCCGCCATCGGTATCATTCAGCATGACCCTGCGATCAAAGCAAAAGTAATTCGTGGGATCGATAGTTTGACCCAAAATAAAGTGCTGACATTGGCGGCGGTGACTGGTCGCAGTACAGTCTATGATGAAGATGGGCTAATGCATGGCTTTGGCTATGATGTTGCGCGGCAGTATGCCAGCCATTTGGGCGTGGAGCTGCGCGTGATTAAGTTCGATGATGCCAATGCGGTGCTGTCGGCGATGCATTCAGGTGATGTGGATTTGGCATTATTAAGCCAATCTAATATCATCAGCGAACAATCCGCCAAGCTACCCATCAGTCCTTTGGCGTGCAGCGACAGTGAGCGTGCGATTTTTGCAGGTGCAGGCATTGATGCGGATTTGGTTTTCGTCAGCCAAGCTGACAGCGATATCGTCAGTAATGTCACGCAGTTTCTGTGCGATGATGAATTTCAAGAAGATTTAAGTTATTTAGCTAAATTTCATGATGATACCCTGCTTGATAATGCCTATAATGCACAGCATTTTGCTGATGCGATCCAAAAACTGCCGCTGTATGAATACGGTTTTCGCTTGAGTGCCAAAGAGTTCAATCATGATTGGCAGCTGCTTGCGATGATTGGTTATCAAGAATCGCACCTAAATGCCAATGCTGTCTCGCCAACGGGCGTGCAAGGGATCATGATGCTCACCCAAGACACCGCCAAAGCAATGGGCGTAAAAAACCGTAATGATGCTGCACAAAGCATCCGCGGCGGCGCGAAATATCTAAGCCAACTACAATCGCAATTTCAAGACATCCCCGAAGTGGATCGCTTGTGGTTCGTGCTTGCGGCGTATAATATGGGTCCAAATGCCGTGCGTCAGATTCAGTCACGCCTAAGCGAATCGGGTAAAGATCCAAATCTGTGGCTGAATTTCTATGCTTATCTACATAAAAACGCCGCGAAAAACTCGCGCTATCGTCAGTGCATCACCTATGTGACCAATATCCGCACTTATTTAGAAGCGATCAAAAAACACAATGCCAATGCGTGA
- a CDS encoding Nif3-like dinuclear metal center hexameric protein, whose product MTTTITAQALTDFCDEYLQAANFSDYCPNGLQVDAGVPIDKIITGVTASQALIDAAIAQNAQAILVHHGYFWKGEPAPLTGMKGNRIRSLMQHGISLIAYHLPLDAHPVIGNNAVLAKELDLQIVGALYPHEKYPVGNIATTAPISAQAFADKISKVLGRAPLYIGNDPSRTLHKIGLCTGGAQDMIEQAYAMGCDAFISGEVSERTTHFAREMGIDYFAAGHHATERGGIRKLGELIADRLGVAVTFVDVDNPV is encoded by the coding sequence ATGACAACCACCATCACCGCCCAAGCTTTGACCGATTTTTGTGATGAGTATCTACAAGCTGCCAATTTCAGCGATTATTGCCCCAATGGACTACAAGTCGATGCAGGCGTGCCAATTGATAAAATCATCACTGGCGTAACTGCAAGTCAAGCACTGATTGACGCCGCCATCGCCCAAAATGCTCAAGCCATCTTGGTACATCATGGCTATTTTTGGAAAGGTGAGCCAGCACCGCTGACAGGTATGAAAGGCAATCGCATTCGCAGTCTGATGCAGCATGGTATCTCGTTGATTGCTTATCATCTGCCGCTTGATGCACACCCTGTTATTGGCAATAATGCCGTACTTGCCAAAGAGCTTGATTTGCAAATTGTCGGTGCTTTGTACCCACATGAGAAGTACCCTGTCGGTAATATCGCTACCACTGCGCCGATTTCAGCACAAGCTTTCGCCGATAAAATCAGTAAAGTCCTAGGCCGTGCGCCATTATATATTGGCAATGATCCAAGCCGTACTTTGCACAAGATTGGGCTGTGTACAGGTGGTGCGCAGGATATGATCGAGCAGGCATATGCGATGGGTTGTGATGCTTTTATCTCGGGTGAAGTCAGCGAGCGCACGACGCATTTTGCCCGAGAAATGGGCATTGATTATTTTGCTGCAGGGCATCACGCCACAGAGCGCGGCGGTATCCGTAAGCTTGGCGAGCTGATCGCTGATAGACTTGGCGTGGCGGTGACATTTGTCGATGTGGATAATCCGGTGTGA